ACACCGAGTGGTTGGTGAGATTGCCGACCAGTACCTTAAATCAAAAACTAAAAGAAAGCTTAGAGAATTACTACATAACGAATCATTAGCATTTGTATCTACGTATGCAGATGATATAAAATCGGATAAAAGATATAATGATTTTTATACATGGCATTATATTAATATACCTTTAGAATCAAATTATGAAGAATCTAAAAAAAATGAATCGGGAGACCTCATAACCGGCATTGAGCATTGTATCAAAATAATTAAAGATGACAATTCTAGCGATGAAGACAAAGCATTTTACCTTAAACTATTAATTCATTTTATTGGTGATTTACATCAACCTATGCATGTTGGACTTGCAGAAGATAAAGGTGGAAATGATTTTAAACTACAATGGTTTTACAATGACACTAATTTACACGCTGTTTGGGATACAAAAATGATTAATAGTTACGACATGAGTTATAGCGAACTTGCCGAAAATGCTAACGTATTAAACAAAGAACAGGTAAAAGCAATACAAAAAGGAAGTCTGATTGATTGGGTTAATGACACACATAAACTAACAAGACAAGTATATGCGAACGTTAAACCTGATGAAAATTTGCGTTACCGGTATTCTTATGATAATTTTAAAACCGTAAGAACACAACTTCAAAAAGGAGGTATTCGATTAGCTAAGATTTTGAATGATTTGTTTTAAATAAGCCCTTTGTCTAAAGTTGAAAAAACTTCATCATTAAAAGACTAATTGGATTTGTATAAATCATACCTAGCCAATTCAAGTGTTACTATGGCTTCCCATTCTTCTTGAGTTTCTTTTTTCAAACCATGTTGGGTTTTATAATCATAATCTTCTTGACGTTTTTGCCAATCGTTCTTAATACTCTCAAAGATAAGCTGCGCTCTATTTGAGTTATTAGTCGTTATATTAGCATCAATTAATGCTTTTCGTAATATCCTAGTATAAATTTCTGTGATATCGAAATGAATTTGTTCATGCCTTAAAACATAATCTGTTTTTCCTTTTGGCAACACCCAACTCCCATGATTATAAAATAAGTTTCTCACAAAAAGTTTACCTTCTTTAAAGAAACTTAAACTACCAGATTCATAACCAAAACCAGAATTTGTAACCGCTAAGGCAT
The nucleotide sequence above comes from Flavobacteriaceae bacterium HL-DH10. Encoded proteins:
- a CDS encoding S1/P1 nuclease, whose product is MRIPFVCLLIVLFLSPNYNYASDDFWGSTGHRVVGEIADQYLKSKTKRKLRELLHNESLAFVSTYADDIKSDKRYNDFYTWHYINIPLESNYEESKKNESGDLITGIEHCIKIIKDDNSSDEDKAFYLKLLIHFIGDLHQPMHVGLAEDKGGNDFKLQWFYNDTNLHAVWDTKMINSYDMSYSELAENANVLNKEQVKAIQKGSLIDWVNDTHKLTRQVYANVKPDENLRYRYSYDNFKTVRTQLQKGGIRLAKILNDLF